The genomic region GCGGCGCGCTTTGCCGTCGGCATGCAGGGCGTGGGCATCGCGGAGCGCGCGTATCAGCAGGCGGTCACGTATGCGAAGGAGCGCGTGCAGAGCCGTCCGGTGGACGGTAGCGCGAAGGAAGCGGTGACGATCATCCATCACCCGGACGTGCGCCGCATGCTCGCCACGATGCGCGCATACACGGAAGGCGCGCGCGCGCTGGCTTACGTTGCCGCCGCGCATAGCGATTTCGCGCACGTGCATCCCGACGAAGCGGTGCGCGAGCGTCATCAGGCGATCTACGAGTACCTGGTGCCGATCGTGAAGGGCTTCTGCACGGAAATCTCGGTGGACGTCGCGAGCATCGGCGTGCAGGTCCACGGCGGCATGGGTTTCATCGAGGAAACGGGCGCGGCGCAGCATTATCGCGATGCACGCATCCTGCCGATCTACGAAGGCACCACCGCGATTCAGGCCAACGATCTGATCGGCCGCAAAACCGTGCGCGATGGCGGCGCGGTCGTGCAGGCGCTTCTCGCGCAGATCGACCAGACCATCGCGGCGCTCGCGGAAAAGCAGGGGCAGCCGTTCATGTCGATGCATCGGCATTTGAGCGCGGCGAGCCTGTCGCTCGGGCGCGTCGTCGAGTTCGTGATCGCGAAGTTCAGGAGCGATCCGAACGCCGTGTTCGCCGGCAGCGTGCCGTATCTCAGGCTCGCGGGCATCGTGCTGTGCGGCTGGCAGATGGCGCGCGCGATGCTCGTCGCAGAGGCGAAACGCGCGGACGACGAGGCGTTCTATTCAGCCAAGATCGCGACGGCCGGGTTCTTCGCGGAACACATTCTGTCGCTCGCGCCCGGCCTGGAGGCGGCGATCGTCAGCGCCAACGGAAGCCAGGGCGTGCTCGCGCTGAGCGAAGATCAGTTCTGAAAACGGCGACGGCGCCTCGGGATCGAGGCGCCGTCGTTCGTTCGCGCGGTCGGGAAAATCAGACCTTCGCGTAGGCCGGTCGCGTGTTCACGCCGACATCGCCCAGATAGCGATGCACCGAAAGGTCGTCGGCGCGAATCGCGGGCTGCCTGCCGGACATGAGATCGGCGAGCAGCTGCCCGGAGCCGCACGACATCGTCCAGCCGAGCGTGCCGTGGCCGGTGTTCAGGAAGAGGTTCGGCACCGGCGTGCGGCCGACGATGGGCGTGCCGTCCGGCGTCATCGGGCGCAGGCCCGTCCAGAAGCTCGCGCGCGCGGTATCGCCGCCCCCGGGGAACAGGTCGTTCACGCACATTTCCAGCGTCTCGCGGCGCGCCGCTTTCAGCGTCTTGTCATAGCCGACGATTTCCGCCATACCGCCCACGCGGATGCGATCGTCAAAGCGCGTGATCGCGATCTTGTATGTTTCGTCGAGCACGGTGGAAACCGGCGCTCGCGCGGCATCGACGATGGGCGCGGTGATCGAATAGCCCTTGAGCGGATAGACCGGAATTTTGATGAGATCGCCGACGAGCTTCGGCGAATACGAGCCGAGCGCGACGACATATGAATCGCCCTGAACCAGTTCGCTGCCGCACTGCACGTCGGCGATGCGGCCGTTGTGCGTGCGCAGCGCGTCGATCGGCGTGTTGTAGCGGAACTTGACGCCGAGCGCTTCGGCCATCGCGGCGAGGCGTGTCGTGAACATCTGGCAGTCGCCGGTTTCGTCGTTCGGCAGGCGCAG from Caballeronia sp. Lep1P3 harbors:
- a CDS encoding acyl-CoA dehydrogenase, with product MSYRAPVKDMLFVMKELADIDSIAALPGNGDGSFDTAQAVVEEAARFCGEVLAPLNVTGDRNPSAWSNGEVATTPGFKDAFRQFGEGGWQGIVHPAEFGGQNLPKLIATACMETLNSANLSFALCPLLTDGAIEALLTAGSDAQKARYLPKFIEGVWTGTMNLTEPQAGSDLALVRTRAEPQGDGTYKLFGTKIFITYGEHDMAENIVHLVLARTPDAPEGVKGISLFIVPKFLVNEDGSLGVRNDVHCVSIEHKLGIKASPTAVLQYGDHGGATGYLIGEENRGLEYMFIMMNAARFAVGMQGVGIAERAYQQAVTYAKERVQSRPVDGSAKEAVTIIHHPDVRRMLATMRAYTEGARALAYVAAAHSDFAHVHPDEAVRERHQAIYEYLVPIVKGFCTEISVDVASIGVQVHGGMGFIEETGAAQHYRDARILPIYEGTTAIQANDLIGRKTVRDGGAVVQALLAQIDQTIAALAEKQGQPFMSMHRHLSAASLSLGRVVEFVIAKFRSDPNAVFAGSVPYLRLAGIVLCGWQMARAMLVAEAKRADDEAFYSAKIATAGFFAEHILSLAPGLEAAIVSANGSQGVLALSEDQF
- a CDS encoding D-amino acid dehydrogenase; protein product: MRIVILGSGVVGVTSAYYLARAGHEVTVIDREAGPALETSFANAGQISPGYASPWAAPGVPLKAVKWMFEKHAPLAIRLDGTATQLQWMWQMLRNCTQERYTVNKGRMVRLAEYSRDCLQALRADTGIRYEGRTGGTLQVFRTQQQLDGAAKDIAVLKEANVPFELLSAAGLANAEPALAAVSHKLTGGLRLPNDETGDCQMFTTRLAAMAEALGVKFRYNTPIDALRTHNGRIADVQCGSELVQGDSYVVALGSYSPKLVGDLIKIPVYPLKGYSITAPIVDAARAPVSTVLDETYKIAITRFDDRIRVGGMAEIVGYDKTLKAARRETLEMCVNDLFPGGGDTARASFWTGLRPMTPDGTPIVGRTPVPNLFLNTGHGTLGWTMSCGSGQLLADLMSGRQPAIRADDLSVHRYLGDVGVNTRPAYAKV